The following proteins come from a genomic window of Methylorubrum populi:
- a CDS encoding isoprenyl transferase has protein sequence MVRSEGARQIGDTAGAAPEGAAPPAPRHVAIIMDGNGRWAASRGLPRFEGHRRGVEAVRRAVRSAITLGVDYLTVYSFSSENWRRPPSEISELMGLLKLFVRSDLADLHANNVRVRVIGDRADLAADIAGLLDEAETRTRANTGLNLVVAFNYGGRQEILRAMRRIVSAVAEGRLQPDEIDLSTVTDALDTAGIPDPDLVIRTSGEHRLSNFLTWQTAYAEYVIEPGFWPDFDHDAFLAAVSEYHRRDRRFGGLSTGAG, from the coding sequence TTGGTTCGCTCGGAAGGCGCGCGGCAGATCGGGGATACGGCGGGTGCCGCCCCCGAGGGAGCGGCGCCGCCAGCGCCGCGGCACGTCGCCATCATCATGGACGGCAACGGCCGCTGGGCCGCCAGCCGGGGCCTGCCCCGCTTCGAGGGGCACCGCCGCGGCGTCGAGGCCGTCCGCCGGGCCGTGCGCTCCGCCATCACCCTCGGCGTCGATTATCTCACCGTCTACAGCTTCTCCTCCGAGAACTGGCGCCGGCCGCCCTCGGAAATCTCCGAGCTGATGGGCCTGCTCAAGCTGTTCGTGCGCAGCGATCTCGCCGACCTGCACGCCAACAATGTCCGCGTCCGGGTGATCGGCGACCGGGCCGACCTCGCGGCGGATATCGCCGGCCTGCTCGACGAAGCGGAGACGCGCACCCGCGCCAATACCGGCCTGAACCTGGTGGTGGCCTTCAATTACGGCGGCCGCCAGGAGATCCTGCGCGCGATGCGGCGCATCGTGTCCGCCGTCGCGGAAGGACGGCTGCAGCCCGACGAAATCGACCTGTCGACCGTCACGGACGCCCTCGACACCGCCGGCATCCCCGACCCGGATCTCGTGATCCGCACCTCCGGCGAGCACCGGCTCTCGAACTTCCTCACCTGGCAGACGGCCTATGCCGAGTACGTGATCGAGCCCGGTTTCTGGCCGGATTTCGACCACGACGCCTTCCTGGCCGCCGTCAGCGAGTATCATCGCCGCGACCGCCGCTTCGGCGGTCTCAGCACCGGGGCCGGCTGA
- the frr gene encoding ribosome recycling factor, with amino-acid sequence MATPEFDLGDIKRRMQGAVSSLSKDLGSLRTGRATPSLLDPIQVEAYGASMPMAQVATVSVPEPRLLSISVWDRSMVTNVEKAIRESDLGLNPMTEGQTIRLRIPEMNEQRRKEMVKVAHKYAEEARVAVRHVRRDGLDILKKLEKDGAISQDDEKRQAGDVQKATDDAISEIDGVLAGKEKEIMQV; translated from the coding sequence ATGGCCACACCGGAATTCGACCTCGGCGACATCAAGCGCCGCATGCAGGGCGCCGTCTCGTCCCTGAGCAAGGATCTGGGATCGCTGCGCACGGGCCGCGCGACACCGAGCCTGCTCGATCCGATCCAGGTCGAGGCCTACGGCGCGTCGATGCCGATGGCCCAGGTCGCCACGGTCAGCGTGCCGGAGCCGCGCCTGCTCTCGATCTCGGTCTGGGACCGCTCGATGGTCACGAATGTCGAGAAGGCGATCCGCGAGTCCGATCTCGGCCTCAACCCGATGACGGAGGGCCAGACCATCCGCCTGCGCATCCCCGAGATGAACGAGCAGCGCCGCAAGGAGATGGTCAAGGTCGCCCATAAATATGCGGAGGAGGCCCGTGTCGCCGTGCGCCACGTGCGCCGCGACGGCCTCGACATTCTCAAGAAACTAGAGAAGGACGGCGCCATCAGCCAGGACGACGAGAAGCGTCAGGCCGGCGACGTGCAGAAGGCCACCGACGACGCGATCAGCGAGATCGACGGCGTGCTGGCGGGCAAGGAGAAGGAAATCATGCAGGTCTGA
- a CDS encoding P-II family nitrogen regulator yields the protein MKIVMAIIKPFKLEEVRDALTGIGVHGLTVTEVKGYGRQKGHTEIYRGAEYAVSFLPKLKIEVAVAADLVTNVIDTIAGAARTGQIGDGKIFVMPLEKAVRIRTGETDADAL from the coding sequence ATGAAAATCGTGATGGCGATCATCAAGCCGTTCAAGTTGGAGGAGGTCCGCGACGCCCTGACCGGGATCGGCGTCCACGGCCTGACCGTGACCGAGGTCAAGGGCTATGGCCGGCAGAAGGGCCATACCGAGATCTACCGCGGTGCCGAGTACGCCGTGAGCTTCCTCCCCAAGCTGAAGATCGAGGTGGCGGTCGCGGCCGACCTCGTGACGAACGTGATCGACACGATCGCCGGCGCCGCCCGCACGGGACAGATCGGCGACGGCAAGATCTTCGTGATGCCGCTGGAAAAGGCGGTTCGTATCCGCACCGGCGAGACCGACGCCGACGCGCTCTGA
- a CDS encoding FAD-dependent monooxygenase translates to MSTTDRHPGNFTGHRPGSRRLLVAGAGIASLTLAVALKRTHGPALDVTVCDPGLEAGAARHRGRAYAVAAGPRRMFEQLDLWPRIQPAAEPMRRLVISDSRVGDPVRPVFLTFGDGTEARRDTGAEGEPFAHMVEAEPMVSALLDAAREVGVRLTAAGVRAAVPGPRASRVSLSDGSTEEVALVVAADGARSALREAAGIGWVGWSYPQSGIVATIQHARDHEGRAFEHFLPSGPFAILPLKAGGALGHRSSIVWTERSADVPALLGGDAAETLAEIERRFGAELGRIALEHGPSAHPLHLGIARSFRAPRLALLGDAAHVIHPLAGQGLNLGLAGAAALAEAVTGALRLGLDPGADAVLRDYEQSRRFDSVAMAAATDGLNRLFSNDSLTLRLTRDLGLGLVDRMPGLKRFFIGQASALRGETPRLLRGEAL, encoded by the coding sequence ATGAGCACGACGGATCGCCATCCCGGCAACTTCACCGGACATCGTCCCGGAAGCCGTCGCCTGCTTGTCGCCGGGGCCGGTATCGCCAGCCTCACCCTGGCGGTCGCCCTGAAGCGGACGCACGGCCCCGCCCTCGACGTCACGGTCTGCGATCCCGGCCTCGAGGCAGGTGCCGCGCGCCACCGCGGACGTGCCTACGCCGTCGCGGCGGGACCGCGGCGGATGTTCGAGCAGCTCGACCTGTGGCCGCGGATCCAACCCGCGGCGGAACCCATGCGCCGGCTCGTCATCAGCGATAGCCGCGTCGGCGATCCGGTGCGGCCGGTCTTCCTCACCTTCGGCGACGGGACCGAGGCGCGCCGGGACACGGGCGCGGAGGGCGAGCCCTTCGCCCACATGGTCGAGGCCGAGCCGATGGTGAGCGCGCTGCTCGACGCCGCGCGCGAGGTAGGCGTCCGGCTCACCGCCGCGGGGGTCCGCGCTGCTGTGCCCGGTCCGCGGGCGAGCCGGGTCAGCTTGAGCGACGGCAGCACCGAGGAGGTCGCGCTGGTGGTCGCCGCCGACGGGGCGCGCTCGGCCCTGCGCGAGGCCGCCGGCATCGGCTGGGTCGGCTGGTCCTACCCGCAATCGGGCATCGTCGCGACGATCCAGCATGCCCGCGACCACGAGGGGCGCGCCTTCGAGCATTTCCTGCCGAGCGGCCCCTTCGCGATCCTGCCGCTCAAGGCCGGCGGCGCGCTCGGCCACCGCTCCTCCATCGTCTGGACCGAGCGCAGCGCCGACGTGCCGGCCCTGCTCGGCGGGGACGCCGCCGAGACGCTGGCCGAGATCGAGCGTCGGTTCGGGGCCGAACTCGGCCGCATCGCCCTGGAGCACGGTCCGAGCGCCCACCCGCTGCATTTGGGCATCGCCCGCAGCTTCCGGGCACCGCGCCTCGCGCTTCTCGGCGACGCCGCCCACGTCATCCACCCTCTGGCGGGCCAGGGCCTCAATCTCGGGCTCGCCGGGGCGGCAGCCCTCGCCGAGGCCGTGACCGGCGCCCTGCGGCTCGGGCTCGATCCCGGCGCCGACGCGGTGCTGCGCGACTACGAGCAGTCCCGCCGGTTCGACAGCGTGGCGATGGCGGCGGCGACCGACGGGCTCAACCGCCTGTTCTCCAACGATAGCCTGACCTTGCGCCTCACCCGCGACCTCGGGCTCGGCCTCGTCGACCGGATGCCGGGCCTGAAGCGCTTCTTCATCGGCCAAGCCTCCGCCCTGCGCGGCGAGACCCCGCGCCTGCTGAGGGGCGAGGCCCTGTGA
- a CDS encoding methyl-accepting chemotaxis protein — MPVRNLSIRAKLIGSFTILTILVLALGVVSLGGLSHINGHLQTIERNWLPSVRTAGEVDALTGRYNTSLLRHVLTNDAKSLAAVENDVVQRGKKLDAAADAYAPLVSSPEERKLYETFRQEWRAFAGVGERIMGLSRQDEKAQALVLYEAEAVPPRRRASLALESLIKLNNDGAAAAEIAATDAYAATKVQVLGAIAAAILLSVGLALVIVRGVSRGIDSVVRPMQALAGGDLSVGVAHQGEATEIGRIADAVQVFKAGLIRARALEEETALARASAEEQRKAGMRQMAENFEQAVGGIVGMVSASATELHATAESMTTTAFQTANQSSAVAAAAEEASVNVNTVAAASEELGASVQEIGRQVSGSADLAQRAVNEADRTVSLVQELSGAVSEIGDVVSLISNIASQTNLLALNATIEAARAGEAGRGFAVVAAEVKELASQTARATEEISGQIGQIQGATRQAVGAIGSVTERVREINAVTTAIAAAVEQQEAATQEIVSSVGQASAGTTEVTSNMVGLARASEGTGAAASQVLSSASELSRQSEHLSAEVTRFLASVRAA, encoded by the coding sequence GTGCCTGTCCGGAACCTGTCTATCCGCGCGAAACTGATCGGAAGCTTCACGATACTCACGATCTTGGTGCTCGCATTGGGTGTCGTGAGCCTGGGTGGCCTGTCTCACATCAATGGGCATCTTCAGACCATCGAGCGGAATTGGCTTCCGAGCGTCCGCACGGCGGGCGAAGTCGACGCGCTGACCGGCCGCTACAACACCAGCCTCCTGCGGCACGTCCTGACCAACGACGCCAAGAGTCTTGCCGCCGTCGAGAACGATGTCGTTCAGCGCGGCAAGAAGCTCGACGCCGCGGCGGATGCGTATGCGCCGCTCGTCAGCTCGCCCGAGGAACGCAAGCTCTACGAGACGTTCCGGCAGGAATGGCGCGCCTTTGCCGGTGTCGGCGAGCGGATCATGGGCCTGTCGCGGCAGGATGAGAAGGCGCAGGCCCTGGTCCTGTACGAGGCGGAGGCCGTACCCCCGCGGCGGCGCGCGTCGCTGGCGCTCGAATCCCTGATCAAGCTCAACAACGACGGCGCGGCCGCGGCCGAGATCGCCGCCACCGATGCCTACGCCGCGACCAAGGTCCAGGTTCTGGGCGCGATCGCCGCCGCGATCCTTCTCTCGGTCGGGCTCGCCCTCGTCATCGTCCGCGGCGTTTCGCGCGGAATCGACTCCGTTGTGCGGCCGATGCAGGCCCTCGCGGGCGGCGACTTGAGCGTCGGCGTCGCGCATCAGGGGGAGGCCACCGAGATCGGCCGCATCGCCGATGCCGTTCAGGTCTTCAAGGCCGGTCTGATCCGCGCCCGCGCCCTGGAGGAGGAGACCGCGCTCGCGCGCGCCTCGGCCGAGGAGCAGCGCAAGGCCGGCATGCGGCAGATGGCCGAGAATTTCGAGCAGGCGGTGGGCGGCATCGTCGGCATGGTCTCCGCCTCGGCCACCGAGCTGCACGCCACCGCCGAGAGCATGACGACCACGGCGTTCCAGACCGCCAATCAATCGAGCGCGGTGGCGGCCGCGGCCGAGGAAGCGTCGGTCAACGTCAACACGGTGGCGGCCGCGTCGGAGGAGCTGGGGGCATCCGTGCAGGAGATCGGGCGGCAGGTGTCGGGCTCGGCGGATCTGGCGCAGCGGGCCGTCAACGAGGCGGACCGGACGGTCTCGCTCGTGCAGGAGCTCAGCGGCGCCGTTTCGGAGATCGGCGATGTGGTGAGCCTGATCTCGAACATCGCCAGCCAGACCAACCTGCTGGCGCTGAACGCCACCATCGAGGCCGCCCGCGCCGGCGAGGCTGGCCGGGGCTTCGCGGTGGTCGCCGCAGAGGTGAAGGAACTCGCCAGCCAGACGGCGCGGGCGACCGAGGAGATCTCCGGCCAGATCGGCCAGATCCAGGGCGCGACGCGTCAGGCGGTCGGCGCGATCGGCTCGGTCACCGAGCGGGTCCGCGAGATCAATGCCGTCACCACGGCGATCGCGGCGGCGGTCGAGCAGCAGGAGGCGGCCACCCAGGAGATCGTGTCCAGCGTGGGGCAGGCCTCGGCTGGCACGACCGAGGTGACGAGCAACATGGTCGGTCTCGCACGCGCCTCGGAAGGTACGGGTGCGGCCGCCTCTCAAGTGCTGTCGTCGGCCTCCGAACTCTCGCGCCAGTCCGAGCATCTCTCGGCCGAGGTCACGCGGTTCCTGGCCTCCGTGCGCGCGGCCTGA
- a CDS encoding acyl-CoA thioesterase, with translation MSEAAMSEALRPDPVDALLSILDLERLETDLFRGVSPRIGWPRVFGGQVVAQALVAASRTVEASRPPHSLHAYFLLGGDPAVPIVYEVERIRDGGSFTTRRVKAIQKGRAIFAMSVSFHVAEAGVEHAAGLPDVPGPGDLSDARTLVREGGSIVPEPMLAYFTQAWPIELRPVETERYRDRAPKPARYHVWMRATKPLPDDPAVHRAVLAYASDMTLLDATLIPHGRTVFDPEIQSASLDHALWFHRPFRADSWLLYSQDSPSAAGGLGFARGTFHDEDGHLIASVAQEGLIRQRRS, from the coding sequence ATGTCCGAAGCCGCCATGTCCGAAGCCCTTAGGCCCGATCCCGTCGACGCGCTTCTGTCGATCCTCGACTTGGAGCGCCTGGAGACCGATCTGTTCCGCGGCGTCAGCCCCCGGATCGGCTGGCCGCGGGTCTTCGGGGGGCAGGTCGTGGCCCAGGCGCTGGTCGCGGCGTCCCGCACGGTCGAGGCATCCCGCCCGCCCCACTCCCTGCACGCCTATTTCCTCCTCGGCGGCGACCCGGCGGTGCCGATCGTCTACGAGGTCGAGCGCATCCGCGACGGCGGCAGCTTCACGACGCGACGGGTCAAGGCGATCCAGAAAGGCCGGGCGATCTTCGCGATGTCGGTGTCGTTCCACGTGGCGGAGGCGGGCGTCGAACACGCCGCAGGGCTTCCCGACGTGCCGGGGCCCGGCGACCTGTCGGATGCGCGAACCCTCGTTCGGGAGGGCGGCAGCATCGTGCCCGAGCCGATGCTCGCCTACTTCACCCAGGCCTGGCCGATCGAATTGCGGCCGGTCGAGACCGAGCGCTATCGCGACCGCGCGCCGAAGCCTGCCCGCTACCACGTCTGGATGCGTGCGACGAAGCCCCTGCCGGACGATCCGGCGGTGCATCGGGCGGTTCTCGCCTACGCCTCGGACATGACCCTGCTCGACGCGACGCTGATCCCCCACGGCCGCACCGTGTTCGATCCGGAGATCCAGTCGGCGAGCCTCGACCACGCCCTCTGGTTTCACCGGCCGTTCCGGGCCGATTCCTGGCTGCTCTACTCGCAGGACAGCCCGAGCGCCGCGGGCGGACTCGGCTTTGCCCGCGGCACGTTCCACGATGAGGACGGGCACCTCATCGCGTCGGTCGCGCAGGAAGGACTGATCCGGCAACGCCGCTCCTGA